TGGGATTTGTAAAGCTTAAACCTAAAAAAGAGCGCGGCGAAATCCAGGATATTGATGAAATCATGAATCTTGTGAACGAAAAATTATCCGTTATTAAAGAAGGGAGTATTATGACATTCAGAATGCCTCCAGTTGAAGGGTATGGTGTCACAAATGATGCAGAAGTTGTTTTGCAAGATCGTGTAGGAAGAGATCCGCAGGTTTTGAAAGCGAAAGCTGATGAGGTTATCGGTCAGCTGATGCAATTGCCGGAAGTTGCCGTTGCTTACACCATGTTCAGAGCAGATTATCCGCAATTTGAATTGGAAGTGAATGAAGATAAAGCGAAACAGTTGGGTGTAAGTATTTCGGGATTATTGGGCACGGTTCAGACTTATTTTTCAGGAGATCAGTCACAGAATTTCTCAAGATTTGGAAAGTTTTATAGAGTTAATATCAAAGCAGACGGCGTTTTCAGAATGGATGAATCTGCCTTTAACGATATTTTCGTTAAGAATAATAAGGGCGAAATGGTTCCTGCAAGTACTTTAATTACGCTTAAAAAAGTTTATGGTCCGGAATCCGTTCAAAGATATAATCTTTACAATTCATTAAGTATTTCGGTGACGCCAAAACCAGGAATCAGTAACGGAGAATTATTAGGAAAGCTTGAAAAAACGTTAGATAAATTGCCTTCAGATTATAGTTATGAATGGACAGGATTGAGTTTAGAAGAAAAGTCTTCGGGAAATCAAACGATTGCCATTTTTGGATTGTGTTTGTTGTTCGTTTATCTTCTTTTGGCTGGTCAATATGAAAGTTATATTCTTCCTTTGGCAGTAATGATTTCCATTCCTACCGGAGTTGTCGGTGCTTTCTTAGGAATTAAAGCCATTGGATTTGATAACAATATTTATGTACAGGTCGGATTAATTATGTTGATTGGATTATTGGCTAAAAATGCGATTCTAATTGTTGAATTTGCCGTTCAGAGAAGAAAGTCGGGATTATCAATTGTAGAATCAGCCTTGGAAGGTGCAAAAGCAAGATTACGACCGATTATTATGACTTCATTGGCATTTATTGCTGGGATGATTCCCTTAATGCTTTCAACTGGAGGAATGGCTTCAGGGAATAAATCAATCAGTGTAAGCGCGGCAATGGGAATGTTGAGCGGGGTTGTTCTGGGAATTTTTGTGATTCCTATTTTGTATATGTTTTTTCAATATTTAGATGAAAAAATTTCTTCAAAAAAAACTTCTGTCTTACCACAAAATCAAATTTCAAATGAAAATATTTAATATAAAACAAATTCTTATTGGAGGAGTAATGACATCAGTTTTGGTGTCCTGCTCTATCCAAAAAGAGTATCAACGATCAGATTTTAATATTCCTGAAAATTATAAACAGCAGGTTCAGGTCACAGGCGATACGATAGTTTTGCCTTGGAAAACATTTTTTAATGACCCAAAATTGATTGGTTTAATTGAAAAAGCTTTAGATAAAAATAATGAAATCAATGTTGCCTTAAAAAATATTGAACAGCTTGATTTAGCGTACAAACAAGCAAAAAATACGTTGATGCCAACTCTTGATTTTAATGCAGGAGCGAACCGAAGCTGGGCTTCTAAAAATAGTTTAAATGGCTCGTTGAATGAACAATTTACGGGAGCAAAATATTTAGATGATTTTAATGCCAATCTGCAATTATCTTGGGAAGTTGATATTTGGGGTAAAGCAAAAATGCAGAAACAGTCTGCTGCCGCTGATTATTTTGCTCAGAAACAAAATACAGATGCTCTAAAAAGCAGGATTATTGTTGAAGTAGCAAAAGCGTATTACAATCTCGTTAGTTTAGATGAACAGCTGAAAATTGCCCAGAAAAATATTAAATTGAGTGATAAAACATTGACGATGATGAAGCTGCAGTATACCGCCGGACAAATCAATTCTTTGGCGATACAGCAGTCTGAAGCTCAGAAGAAAACGGCTGAGCTTTTGGTTCCTTTAGCTCAACAAAATATTTCTGTTCAGGAAAATGCATTGAATATTCTTTGTGGAGAGTATCCAAGTGCGGTAGAAAGAACTGAAAACTTTGAAGCTTTAATCATTGGTCATAAAATGTCTTCCGGAATTCCGGCTCAATTATTAAGCAGAAGGCCAGATTTGAAAGCAGCAGAATTGAATGTGGTAAGCCTGAATGCAAAAACAGGATTGGCAAAAGCAACGATGTATCCGAGCATCAGTCTGTCTCCACAGATTGGAGTTAATTCAAATAAATTGAATACTTGGTTTGATCTTCCCGGTTCAATTACAAAAACTGTGGCAGCCAATTTAGCAATGCCTCTTTTGAAAAAAAGACAACTAAAAACGGGTTATGAAACGGCAATTATTGAACAGGAAAAAGCGGTCATCAATTTTAAGCAAACTTTAATGACTGCAGTCGGCGAAGTTTCTGATGCGATGACAAAATCTCAGGGAAGTAGTGAAAGATTGAGTCTGTTAGAACAAAGAACAATCATTTTAGAAAAGGGAATCAATGATGCTATGAAACTCTACAAAAACGGAATGGCAACGTATCTTGAAGTGATCAC
The sequence above is a segment of the Chryseobacterium turcicum genome. Coding sequences within it:
- a CDS encoding efflux transporter outer membrane subunit codes for the protein MKIFNIKQILIGGVMTSVLVSCSIQKEYQRSDFNIPENYKQQVQVTGDTIVLPWKTFFNDPKLIGLIEKALDKNNEINVALKNIEQLDLAYKQAKNTLMPTLDFNAGANRSWASKNSLNGSLNEQFTGAKYLDDFNANLQLSWEVDIWGKAKMQKQSAAADYFAQKQNTDALKSRIIVEVAKAYYNLVSLDEQLKIAQKNIKLSDKTLTMMKLQYTAGQINSLAIQQSEAQKKTAELLVPLAQQNISVQENALNILCGEYPSAVERTENFEALIIGHKMSSGIPAQLLSRRPDLKAAELNVVSLNAKTGLAKATMYPSISLSPQIGVNSNKLNTWFDLPGSITKTVAANLAMPLLKKRQLKTGYETAIIEQEKAVINFKQTLMTAVGEVSDAMTKSQGSSERLSLLEQRTIILEKGINDAMKLYKNGMATYLEVITAQNNKLQNDLEFINVKAEKLNAEVDLYRALGGGIN